Sequence from the Kineosporia succinea genome:
CGGCGACATCACGATCAGCCTCGACGGCAAGGCGGCCCCGCAGGCCGTGGCCTCGATGGTGCAGCTGGCGAAGGACGGGTTCTACGACGGCACCCCGTGCCACCGTCTGACCACCGCCGAGCGGTTCGAGGTGCTGCAGTGCGGCGACCCGACCGGTACCGGCACGGGCGGCCCGGGCTACACCTACGGCCCGATCGAGAACGCGCCGAGCAAGAAGTCCGGGGCCACGTCCCGTACCTACGAAGAGGGCACCGTGGCGATGGCCCGGGCCGGTGGTGACGCCGAGAGCATGGGCAGCCAGTTCTTCCTGGTCTACGGGGACACCGACATCCCGGACGACGACGTCGGCGGCTACACGGTGCTCGGCAAGATCACCAAGGGCCTGGACGTGGTCAAGAAGGTCGCCGAGGGTGGCGTCAGCGACGGCTCCCAGGACGGCACGCCGGTCTC
This genomic interval carries:
- a CDS encoding peptidylprolyl isomerase; the protein is MTPKNRERAYEKRRYEEWQDRLAAKRAQNRKVRQRLAVGGGSVVVVLVIAAAFLLANQGKDDDEASTSAASTPAASASSAVSDAKSTCPTVDVTAPESPKQYDKVPAKSGAEGRTWTVDVKTTCGDITISLDGKAAPQAVASMVQLAKDGFYDGTPCHRLTTAERFEVLQCGDPTGTGTGGPGYTYGPIENAPSKKSGATSRTYEEGTVAMARAGGDAESMGSQFFLVYGDTDIPDDDVGGYTVLGKITKGLDVVKKVAEGGVSDGSQDGTPVSAVSIESTKVSG